In the Oryza glaberrima chromosome 6, OglaRS2, whole genome shotgun sequence genome, one interval contains:
- the LOC127775609 gene encoding uncharacterized protein LOC127775609, protein MAAVEEEGRWEPTAVAAEEEDMGVGAEEAMEDGEVEGEVGQQQQEEEGNGDAGKSEEHGGAGGRMVWKKKHHHHHQPRTPVAAESRATWRGGKGGGKGRGGGGGGGFHHCPWNLQPDNLNRFNKPGVYGGAIIICNHMTKREFFEKKLFGLPGYAATFIKKIRVGMLLFVFELGERKLYGVFEATSNGALDILPNAFTSLRKPRPAQVLFRRIWFCKPLAETEFSSAIKGNCLYPQMSFFGISYQQVLNLVHLFASKRIELQPYQKPKSRVIYDYKISLAHLGREFSPRTHNKTFSSHSSSTFCNNRFSLPRSSYLYTKQNAKHDACKYESPLHSPLKSVIFKAPDVKGESLEPNPDYIPLELDDSNSDGDADPSDSLETVSFYPTLEGCISYEDQDLKPFNGKFNGDDGHHSHVLIRGLNSECETDRNSGFSRNVKERQSSLAKGGKGCKRKAIVEFDEQSSPRRGCTMKRVSFSFSGEEISVTSEKSLHRPTAFAELRNTRESSAEEGKQEVGCVVQKARSKGEDVSAKIKLMGLSLPEALRTNRVHSCSSNSQSLVTQTGIKLTCTLLTDKE, encoded by the exons atggcggcggtggaggaggaagggaggtgggagccgacggcggtggcggcggaggaggaggatatgGGGGTGGGGGCGGAGGAAGCGATGGAAGACGGGGAGGTCGAGGGAGAAGTTggtcagcagcagcaggaggaggaggggaatggaGACGCGGGAAAGAgcgaggagcacggcggcgcgggggggcGTATGGTGTGGAAGAAGaagcatcaccaccaccaccagccgcgGACGCCCGTGGCGGCGGAGAGCCGCGCCACCTGGAGGGGGGGCAAGGGCGgcgggaaggggagaggaggaggaggaggaggggggtttCACCACTGCCCTTG GAATCTGCAACCGGACAATCTGAACAGATTTAACAAACCAGGGGTATATGGTGGTGCTATTATCATCTGCAATCACATGACTAAGAGGGAGTTCTTCGAGAAGAAACTTTTTGGGCTTCCAGGCTACGCTGCAACTTTCATAAAGAAGATCAGAGTTGGTATGCTTCTCTTTGTGTTTGAGCTTGGGGAAAGAAAACTTTACGGGGTATTTGAAGCTACCTCCAATGGAGCACTGGACATCCTTCCAAATGCATTTACTTCTTTGAGGAAGCCCCGACCAGCCCAG GTTCTCTTCAGAAGAATTTGGTTTTGTAAGCCCCTCGCTGAAACTGAGTTTTCTAGTGCCATCAAGGGAAACTGTCTCTATCCCCAAATGTCCTTCTTTGGTATATCGTACCAACAG GTTTTAAATCTGGTGCACCTGTTTGCTTCAAAGAGGATTGAACTGCAGCCATACCAGAAACCAAAATCTAGAGTTATATATGATTACAAGATCTCTCTCGCTCATCTTGGCCGAGAGTTCAGTCCTCGCACTCATAACAAGACCTTTTCTAGCCATTCGTCTTCCACGTTTTGCAATAACAGATTCTCATTGCCACGCAGTTCTTACTTGTACACCAAACAGAATGCTAAGCATGATGCTTGCAAATATGAATCTCCTTTGCACTCTCCACTTAAGTCTGTGATCTTCAAAGCACCAGATGTCAAAGGAGAAAGCTTAGAGCCAAATCCTGATTATATACCACTTGAGCTAGATGATTCTAATTCTGACGGTGATGCAGATCCATCAGATAGTTTGGAAACTGTAAGCTTCTATCCAACACTAGAGGGCTGCATCAGCTATGAGGATCAAGATCTCAAACCTTTCAATGGAAAATTCAATGGCGATGATGGGCATCATTCACATGTGCTGATTCGAGGGCTCAATTCTGAATGTGAAACAGATCGAAACAGTGGTTTTTCTCGCAATGTGAAAGAGAGGCAATCAAGCTTGGCCAAGGGTGGCAAGGGGTGCAAACGCAAGGCAATTGTCGAGTTTGATGAGCAATCATCCCCAAGGAGAGGTTGTACCATGAAAAGGGTTTCATTCAGTTTCTCTGGTGAagaaatttcagttacttctgaGAAATCATTGCACAGGCCTACTGCATTTGCTGAACTACGTAACACAAGGGAATCATCTGCGGAAGAAGGAAAGCAAGAAGTCGGTTGCGTGGTTCAAAAGGCTCGGAGCAAGGGGGAAGATGTTTCAGCAAAGATCAAGCTGATGGGCCTATCCTTGCCTGAAGCACTTAGAACTAATCGTGTCCATAGCTGCTCCAGCAATAGTCAATCACTGGTGACTCAAACAGGTATCAAGCTGACCTGCACACTTCTCACGGACAAGGAATGA